Within the Cupriavidus necator N-1 genome, the region CGTGATGCCGGAGCGTAAGCAAGACTGCATGCCAAGCACGCACTCGCGGCATCAGTAGGGATGAGCGTTTTGGCTCACTTTTTTTCGATGAGGGCACAGTGGTAGAAGTGACCATAGAGGTGGCCGCCAAGGATGGGCTTCAGGCACGGAATTCCGCGCGCTTGGCTTTCACGGCCAATCAGTTTGAGTGCGACATCCTGCTCACCAGCGGCCCCTGGGTCGCAAACGCCAAGAACGTGATGGAGGTCATGCGGCTGTCCGCTCCGGCGGGGACGTACATACGCATCCAGGCGGACGGCGTGGACGAGGCCGCCGCTGTCGTTACCATCGCGGCCTTGCTGAGGGGGGATGCACTCCCCAAGTCTCTCTAATGGAAACGGACAGATGCACGCCGACCGCTCCTCGTTCGAGGCCTATCTGAAATTCCTGGCCGAGGCGACCAGCGACGGTACGCCCCAGGTGTTGGAAACCAAGCACGCGCTGTCGCTGCATTTCGACGCACTGGCCACCCAAAGCTTCATGTCGCGCAAGGATCCCGACAAGCTCGTGCTGGGGTACACCAGGACCATGATGGGCTTCCTGCTGTTGCACCCGACTCCAACCAGAATCTCGATGATCGGCTTGGGTGGCGGTTCACTTGCCAAATACTGCTACCGGCATCTACCCAACACCAAGGTTGTGGCAATTGAGATCAATCCGGCGGTCATCGCCTTGCGCGAGCAGTTCCAGATCCCGCCGGACGACGAACGACTCGAGGTGGTTTGCGCGGATGGCGCCGAATATGTCGCGAACCAGAATGCGCGTCCGGACGTCATCCTGGTGGACGGCTTCCTGGCCGACGGCATGCCGGTACAGCTTGGCACCGCGGATTTTTATGCCGCCTGTCATGCACGCCTGGCCGACACCGGTGTGCTGGTCGCGAATTTTCTCGAAAGCGATCCCGATATCCCGCTCTATCTGGAGGAAGTCAGCGCCGTGTTCGGCAAATCAATGTCGATTTCCCTGTCCGAGGACAGTGCTAACTACACGCTGTTCGCCTGGAAAGGGGCACACAAGCTGCCCGCTCTAGAAGCACTGAAGGCGCGGGCGCGCATCCTGGAAACGGCGCATTCGCTGAACCTGACTGCAGCCGCTCACCGTCTGAAACGCGGCGAGCGCCTTGCATCGGATCGTGCCGCCTGGCCCAAGCTGGCAAGGCGGTCGGTCCGGTATTGACAAGCCTCTTCCTTGCGTGCAGGCCTTCTCACCAACGCAACCATGCCAATCCTGTACTTGCGTAAGCTGACCGGGAAGGAGCGCAGTCCCGACAGCAATCGGCAACTGGCCTGCTACCTGGCCTTTGTTGCCGGAGCAACCAACGCAGGCGGCTTCCTCGCCGTGCAGCAGTATACCTCGCACATGTCGGGGATCGTGTCCGCCATGGCTGACAACCTGGCGCTTGGCAGTTTCTGGCTGATGTTGGACGGCCTGGGGGCGCTGCTGTCGTTTCTGGCGGGCGCCGCCTGCTCAGCGGTGCTGATTAACTGGGGTCGGCGCGAGCACCTGCATAGCGAATACGCATTGCCACTCATGCTGGAAGCCGCGCTGTTGGTGTGTTTTGGCCTGCTTGGAAGCAATCTCGAGCACCACGAATGGCTG harbors:
- a CDS encoding HPr family phosphocarrier protein, which gives rise to MVEVTIEVAAKDGLQARNSARLAFTANQFECDILLTSGPWVANAKNVMEVMRLSAPAGTYIRIQADGVDEAAAVVTIAALLRGDALPKSL
- a CDS encoding fused MFS/spermidine synthase, with the protein product MHADRSSFEAYLKFLAEATSDGTPQVLETKHALSLHFDALATQSFMSRKDPDKLVLGYTRTMMGFLLLHPTPTRISMIGLGGGSLAKYCYRHLPNTKVVAIEINPAVIALREQFQIPPDDERLEVVCADGAEYVANQNARPDVILVDGFLADGMPVQLGTADFYAACHARLADTGVLVANFLESDPDIPLYLEEVSAVFGKSMSISLSEDSANYTLFAWKGAHKLPALEALKARARILETAHSLNLTAAAHRLKRGERLASDRAAWPKLARRSVRY